CTTGCTTCAGAAAAATGATAGCTCAAGATAGGCCGCCCACTGTAGTTACTTACACAAGCTTAGTTGATGGGTTGTGCAGTGAAGGAAGATATGAAGATGCTCTTATGTTGTGGAATGAAATGCGAGAAAAGGGATGTGCTCCAAATCAGATCATATACACTGCTCTTATACATGGTCTTTGTAAGTGTGGTAGGCCAGATGTTGCTATTGTCTATTTTAATGAGATGAAGGAGGAGTTTGAGCTAGACCACTTTGTTTATTTGTTGCTGATAAATTCTTTAATTGCCAAAGGCAATTCAGTTAAGGCTTTTCAGCTTTTAAAGGAAGTTCTTGAAAAGGATAACTTTCCTAGTAATAGTCCTAAGGCCTTGGGTCTAATGAAGAAAGCAGTAAGCAAGCTGCTCGAGGATGAATCTACTTCTTTGGATGTAAAGTTACTTTTTAAGAGCAAGACTATGCCGTCAAGGGTTGCTAACTATCTCTATTGCCTGGAGTGATATAATTCACAATTCTAATTGGCTTAGCAGACAGAATTTTGCATTTGCTGGTAGGTTTCGTTTGTTTGTTCTTGGTTATAGGTCAGCTGCACCATATCAGCAGGATTTTATTTAATCCAGATGTTCAACTCGGTATACTATACAGGAGGTACATATTTTCGGCTGAAGTTCAAAATGTTTTTCCCCCCTCTAATTGTCAATGTTACGAGACATTACATCAGCCTCATAAATTTCATGAAGTTTGATGATCAcatccccttcttttatataatGTTCGATAGGCTTGTTTTTCGTCCCCGGGCTATGGTGCGATGGTAAGAGGTGAAATCTCACCCAGCACACATTACACCTAGGGAGTTTGAAAAAGTTGTGACGTTGGACAATCCGCCAAGACCCATCTTCGTTCCCCGATTTACGCAAGTGGCTGGTGGAAAAGTTTCGTGGGACAAGTCAGTCACTTCTAGAATTAGTCAGATCATAACTTACAGGATTAGTTGGGTCATAAGAGTTGGATATCTGGATCACTTCTAGAATTAGTCAGATCATAACTTACAAGATTCGTTGGATTATAAGAGTTGGATATCTGgatcacaacaaaaaaaaaactatccaGTTGAGGTACCACAGGTAATGTTCCCTCACCGATGCAAACCTTTTTGATATTGATAATTTATTCCTTAGGTATGTAGCAGCTTTTACTGTTTTCATTTGAATTAAGTCATTGATTTGCAAGTATTTGCTCTACTTTCTTCCTTTATTCTAAACAATATTGCCATTGTTGTCCCGTGCAATCATTTATCTAGAAGTTCGAATGAAATATCAATGTACCATTTACCCTGTATCGATGTGCTTACCAGCACAGACATACAAATTTTACAGTCGGTAGTCCATTAAGTTCCTTGGTCTTTATTTCTTACTAAAGATATTGTTGAGCGATCCCTTTCCATTACAGATTTTACAGTTTAAAATACTCTCTCATACAAATTAGGTAGGATTTAGATTGAGATATATAACCTAAATAGATGATTCAATCCAAACGAAGCAGTAGCATGCCACATACAGGCCATTAAATGGGCAAGCAAAGACTTGATTCTTTACATTTAAGAAagtaaattttcttttttcattcCTTCATACACATTTAGATAAGCACCCAGTCTTTGGAGATTTTGGCAAAAAGTTGTTCGGTGGGGGAGCCCCTATTGCGTCTGAACCCCTGACCTCATGAATGTGATTGGATTTCCTGATTTTTACTTGCAATAGCACCATTAGCTCCATTGGAACTTGTTCGCTTGGGTCGGTGCAATGGTTGAAGCATGGGGTGTTGTCACATGAAGTCTTAGGGTCGAAACTCAACACGTCCAAACATGCCTTTCCCCATGCCTTGGCCACCTACGCTAATGACTATTAGCCACcggtgatttatctcctccgtattgACTTAAGGACGGATTAATAGGGATGTTGGGGCCGCTGGGACGAATGAATCATCTTTTGCCATATTAGCTCCATTGGAACACTTAGCTTATGATAATGGCTACAAAGGATGTATTTCCCATCAGAGGGAAGCGGATTCGGTGAATTCCTCTGTATACCATATTGTTGTGTGCTAGAACTACCAATGCTTACTATACATTGACTGGAGCTAATGCACTGGCTGAGTCAGATCCAGAAAAGCCTCGCTCAAGATAGAACTCCACATGCTGTGCTTCTTGAGTCAGATCCTACCTagctatttttgattttttttccccaCTTTTTTGTGACTTTTATCGTTATATATCATATAAACCTGGATGCTCAACCCATGTTAGGGCTTTTTTTTGTGCAACTTATTTTATGATTATTTATATTTGCCTATTCACTATAATGCAATATTTTTTTGTAGGTCTACATGTGTACACTCCAATGTTCTAGTAGATAAGAATCATAACAAAACTAAGTGCCCACAATTTGATTTAATTATCATGATGCTAAATTATAAAATGGAAATAATTTCTAGTAATATTGTGAATACACATGATTTGATTTTTCCAAGAAACAGCATTAAGTTGTTGGAAAAAATATAACTGACAGTAAGGCATCTAAAATGTATACCTTCAACAGGTGGCCTGAAAATTAATACTCCAATGTACTCACTGTTACTACGCCAAAAGGGCAGCCAACAGTCAATTTCTATACAAAGGTGAGCATTGCTCAAACAAGACGGCCGATTCAAGAAATGGTTGAACTAAAGTCGATAAATTACTGACTACAAAGGTTTTACATGATGGTCAGCAAAGTTCATGAAATACAGGAGATTAGCACTGCAAGATAGTTTGCCAACACGGCATTAGACTACACCTATGGTAGCAGCTCCATCTCCATAAGGCACTAATTCTATCTAGAACTTGGATTCATACTGAACGAAGTCTGCTCAGTAGAGATATTATTAGTAGAGGTGAATTGCGTAAAATATTCCTGAACCCTGTCAGTATCCTCAAAAACTGGAATGTCACTTGTAAGCATCTTGAATGCAAACTCGAGACACGGGTCTGACCAAGGGCTGGAAAATGTTGATCCATAAGGCTTTTCATTACCACTTCTTCCGAAGTGAATCTGTTGCACAGTTGATGTGTCACCTATATGTGTGTTTCTTTCAAGCTCATTTGCTGCTTCAAGGTCTTCAAATTGCATCTTCTTTTGTTGGTAGAAGCTCGAATTGGATTGATGCGGTTGATCCAAAGCAGTAGCTGTTTTTTCCTGTAGCTGAGAGAAAGCATCTGCTTTAGCCCTATGAGAATTTCCAGCTTCactagaatttgtaatttgattgtcCCTAAGTGCAGCCAATCGTTTAGATGCTCGGAGTGGTTTCTTGACAGGTTTAACGGATGCTCGGATTGGCTTCTTGATTGGCTTGACAACCTTTGAGATCGTGTCCCGCAGCTCGTTAGCTCTTCTACGCTTATTAGGGCGAGATTGCCTTCGTTTCTTTGGATCTGACCTTACTGAAACAGGCATGTTTTCATTCCATTGTCTGAGAGAAGGTGAATGCTCTACCTTTGAATTTTCTCCATCTGATTGTTTGGGATATGGTAAACTTGTGTTGTTAGTGGAGTCTACTGCTGCACCTGCAACAAGAagataaaagagaagaaaattcaATAGTTAACATATTTACAATATAAAGAGTTCAAGCTGCAGTAACAATTTAGAAAATCATCAACCAATTGACATCTCTCTCCCAGCATGCGGAGCTCTCTCTGTCAAATCAAACTATGTTTGAAGCTTTACAGTGAGTCAATATGATGATAAATGTTGCGCCCAGTTGTCTCTAATTTTCTCTTGTACATTTTTATTAAACTATTCCCTATAAGCAGCATGCTAGATAGTATCATGTAGCCAAAGGtctacacacacaaaaaaaaaaaaaaaaaaaaggatttgaAAATTGTTTACCATCACCAAGTAGGAGAAAAGCAAGTGCTATTCTGGAGCTGGAGTCCGTGTTTTTTTATGAGTTCTACATTCCACCCAACCAATATATTTTGGTCGCGCTGACTGGTACCACATGGTGCTTTGAACCACAAGTATCACACAAATTTATCAAAAGATTCGCTATTAATTCTAAGGAAGAATTCCTCTCCTTTACAAATGCTAGGGCAACCAACTTTAATTCACAGGTTCAAACAAAAAAAACCCCAAGGCCAAGAGAGGAACCTTCTGTTAAAATACCTGATATATCGAGTGATTTGTTTATATTTGCATTTATCTTCACACCTGAGTCAGGACTTTTATCTGAAAAGAGACTTCTTTTCGTACCATTGCTTTGCCATTCTAATCTCTTGGATGTAGGAATCTGCAAAGAATAAAGATTGAGACCATGATACACAACAAAACACTCCAAATGGATCTACTAATACCTTACTCATCAGGTTAAAGATTGTAATCTTAAAAGAACATCAGGTTGATGGTTAACCATTTTTGTAGGCTGTTTAAAACTAGTTGAAAACTAAAAGGTGTAGCAATTAACAAGTGGAATATGTATAAGCTAGTCCTGAATCTAGGTGACTAATTACCAAGTTTAACCATGCCAATAGCTTCATAGCAAATCTGCACATAGTTCATACGTGAATACTCAAATTGGAGAAGAAATGTGTGCCTGCGGTAGCACACAATACAAATAGTTAGCTAGACATCAGCAGTTGATATGATTCACTACTAAGAGGGTTCCATAGCGACTTTTTTTCTCTCTCCAAATTGCCATGTAGAAAGCAGTGTAGTTTAAAATGCCATTGTAGAAGTTACATGAACTTAAGGTGCAGATATATGTCAAAGAGATATGGAATGAACTTACATTTAAGTCCCTCTCTACAGTATGTGGTTCCTTTGAATTTCTTTTTTGTGGTTTAAGGATACATTGTCTAATATCTCTAGTTAGTATAAATCGATGAGCATCCTTCATGGACCGAAACTCATATCCACTGTCTGGATCAATGTGAACCTGTAAAGGTACAGCATAGAAACAAAGATATAAATGAGATGATGGTATTAAATAACAAGGTAGGAACAAAAACGAAATTACATCACCTCAGGAAGTCCTTTGCCTTCTAATTAGAAAATATGAGACAGGAAAAAGCAATTGAAGAAGAAAATATCACAGTACAAAAACTAGATCAATAATGGTACAGTGAAAAGAATTCTTCAGCATTTTCAAGTAAATATTGACTGTCAATCCAAGTAGGAAATATATTTGATTGAACACATTAGCCATTCACTTCAATTTAGTACCTTATATTCCAAATTACCAAGTTTAGACGCTCTGATCTCAGTAATCCATCCTTTAGGCAAGCTTTTTGAGCCACATTCAGTTAGAACCTACAACATAATGCAAGTTAAACTTTTGCTGTGTAACTATGAAAATTCAGCTTCAGTGGAAACATATTGACTATTACAGAAGTTTAAAAAGGCACAAACATTGTCGAAGGTGCCATCTTTGATGGTACTCTCCGGATTGGTTGGAGAGCTAGCTTTCTCATTGTAGCTTGAAGTGGTACTCCTTGTCTCTCTGGTTGTAGGAGTTAAAATCTTTGAAGCACTAAGATGCTGCAATAACTTTTTTTTTGAATAAAATCTGGACCCAGTGGATGGATTGTAATAGCTCTACAAGAGGAATGAGAAATGTGATTAAGTTACTGTAAAAAAGCATTTTCTAACCACAAAATAATTCAACCTATtttatgtacaatataaatttaTCCTACCTGCTATCCTAATATCACATTAAAGTACTGGAAGCACAACAGACATAGGTGAATCTTTCTTGTGCAAATTACTCCTAATATTAGAATACCATCTAAAGTTGTATAGATAAATGCACAATCTTAATGGAATAATTGAGCTTGAAAGTATCAGTTAACAATAAATCATATTGAATTAATCAGAAAGTAAAAGGATGTTTACTTTTTAATAACTCAGCAGTATTTATGAACCTAAAGACCTGCTCCTGTACAAGGCAAATCGACAAAAGTATCTTACATCAGAAAATAAGACATTGCACTATTCCCATAATGTGAGAAATAAAAACATATTTCATTCTCTGATTAACAGAATATAGTTTTTTTTATCTCTTTGTTAATAACATGCATACTAGTATAAAAATAGAATGAGAATGAATGCCTACACAAACTCATTCGATTATCTTCATAAAAATAACTTCACAGGACAGTCTTCTAGCTTTAAGGAATCATCAATCAACACAACCGTTCATGTCCCAATCACCTTCCATTCTTCTAATCCTATTGTTTTCGACCATGTGaaaagaacaaataaaaatatttccATGTGTTAACTTGTATTGTGATACATGCAACAAGCAATAATTTCAAAAGTGATTAGCAACCAAAAACCTTTATCAAATTATTCAATAATATAACCATTTATGAAAACCAAATCAAACACCTTTTTCTGCTTTCCATTGCATTTTCCACCATTTTGAGTTTTGATCTCCAGAACCCATCCCAAAGGCAACAATTCAGGATCATCTTTTCCCTCATTTGCATTTTGATTCTGTATGGGTAAAGCATGTTAGAACATATCTTACAATTGAAATTATAAACCTCATCTAAAGCTTGGCATTTCTTTGTCTGAAAAAGAGAAAAAGTGGGAAATTGTTCGGCATCTAAAGTTCACAATCACACTTCATTTTGGAACCTTATGTGATAGTTGTAACAAGTGGGAAGTTGTATAACTGGATAAGTAAAAACATTAAGGGAAAAATGGATGCCTGAACAAAAAATACCTTAGATGTATAATAGGCTATGTGAGATCAGATTGCTTATTAAGAGAACTCAAATATAATGGGATATACATTTTGATGCCTAGAGTTGggctctttcatttttttttagagCTTGGTTGAACCAAGGCTAACCTGCTCAATTGAAGAGATAAATATCATAGATACCAACTCTACCGCAATTCCAAACACTAGAATCATTTTGGGAAAAAAATCTACTACATTGGTTGATTTCAACTACAATAtcataatacaaacacaaaaatAAGGCAGGGACAACTCGAAGAAATCTCCAAGAACATTGCAAATATCAAATCTCcataaaaccctaaatctctcttccGTATTCTTCCCTGAATGCTAGCAAAGTCTACTCTTTTTCGCGCCTTCGACAAAAAGCAGAGTCCTCCTACCAAATAAAGAAACAAATCCCGCATTCCGAATCTAAAATGCAAAAAATAACACTAGGGCAAGCAAAGAGATCCACAAGCTTTGTAATCCACGCAACAATCGTTCTCGGGAATCAATCAACTCCAAGAAGAATCGGAAAGAAAAGAGATCGAAAAAGGGGAGGGAGAGAAGACGAACTTGATCTGCCAAatccttttctccttcttcctccaccgtcTCTGCCTGCGACATCCCTCCCTCTCCCGGCGCGAGCTCCGGGAGATCTTCTGTCTCCATTCCCTAACTAAATACCTCTTTCAGGAAGCTCCTCGCCGCCGTCTTCTCCTCCCTCCCCCCGATCGCTTCTCCCCCCTCTCTCCCCTCCTGGCGGTGCGAGGTGGGACAGTGAAGTGTGTGAGGGAAAAGCAGAAGCAGCCCAAGATAGTCATGGTCGCCAAGTTTCTTTTAGATTCGTTCCAGCGGTAGATCGAACGGGCGAAAAATCGTAGCTTTTCCTTCTTCGAGGAAGATGATCTGATCTCCCGATCTCCTCCTCGTCTTCAATGTGGCGCCGCATTATTTGGACGTCGGTTAGGCCATGAAATGACGGTTTTGCCCCTACTAAAGACCACTTTGTTGGAAGCACGTGGCGGTTTATTATTATtcctattattatatataaagaaaagaaaaactttaAAATGACCGCAATCAGCAGCTATTTTCCTAAAATGcttccaaatattttattttattcctcatttgttttaaataaacatatatcgatttaaaagagagattaaatgCAAAACGTTTTCTTTACTTTGAAGCAATGGAAGACTTACATCAAGCAGTCCATCACTTGTTTAACCACACACATCCACATTATTTAGTTTCTTTCCTTCTACAAACACCGAACACGATCCGTTATGACAAAGCACGTACGGCGAGCGAGCGAGCGAGCGACGGTCACGGCTTCTGGTGGCGTCCTCCCTTCCGGTCGCACAATGTCGCTCCAAGCGTGTTGTAGTTGGTATACCGGCTGGGGGCCGACGGCGGCAGCAGGAATCCCCGCGGCTTGCAGCCCTTCAAGTCCCTAGTCCTGAAAGAGGGCCGGCGAGCAGTCGCCGGGAAGTCGACGAGCCGGGGGTGAAGCTCGGGGCGGCGCCGCCCCGAAGGCGGCCTGGCCGCGGCCACCGCTTCCGGCTGGGAAAGCAGGAGGAAGAGCAGCAGTAGCAGCACGCCGGCGAGGGAAGGAGCAGCCATGGTCGGTCGAAGCTAGCTGAGAGAGCGGACCAGTGCTGATCGGAAATGGAACACGAGAAGGCGCGAGATTtatagagaggaggagaagaaggaggaggaggatctTAAATGGGCTCGTGAAGGCAGGTGACGGGGGGGATCGTACAGCTCAACGACGGCCAGCGAGGAGTGAGACTTTGGCGTGAACGCCTGGTCGCCTCTGCCTTCCGGAAGGATGCTCGTGCACTgcatttataataataaaaaaaaagatccCAGGAAATTCagaaataataatagaaataataacAAACTTAAAAGTGCTGTAATCTGCCACGTCAGCACTCGTCGCACTGACATGGATATATGATGCAAAGTCAACTCGCCCGGGTGATCTAGCTAGATCCGCTGTTGGATTAATGCCAACTAACAGTTTGACTTTGCAACAGTTGACTGTGGAGAAAGGCAACCGTTTCATTATTAGCCAGGTGGAAAGTTGGATGCCTTGGTTAAAGATGTTGAGATGGACGCGAGGAATATAATCAAaagtcaaaatgaatttatagaaaatttgaAGTTTTTTAGTGAAATTTATTGatagtgaaaaaataaataatttcataGGATGTTTTTTTTGCTCGTcattaaatatttttgagaagTTTTAAATCATATTATTGTTATCCTTTTTTAGTATTTTAGATAAAAATGTTATAATTATTAATTGGCTACCCGTAATAATGGTCAAAAATAATAAAGTAAATTAATTGCTCACGAAAGGGACATGAccattaataatataaattagaaaataataattgaAAATTGTATAGCAATAATTGTTTCTAATCCACTTAATAAATCTTTatgtatcattaaaaaaaatagaaatagaaaaaaaaaaaaaaaaagagtaattgCAAATAAGACACATGATATTTTCTTCTACCCAAAAGGAGAAAGATCCGGAACACAAAATCCGCATCCGAGTGGAGTGAACTCCCTCCGCTTCGCTCTCCTCCACCTAGGGGTGGCAATTTTCCCCATGGGTTTGGGGCCCCGTGGGGAAAACCCGAAACGGGGGCGGGTTTGGGGAGTTAATTCGGGtatgggttcgggttcggggattttTAAAATCCCCGAAATTAAATCGGGGCGGGTATGGGTatgctatccccatccccgaacccgccccagttttaataataataataataataataataaataaataaataaataaatgtgagataaaaaataaaaaaaaactctaattccTATTTCCTAAACAGGTTACAGGAAACCCTACGCCACTCCATTCGACATTTCGGCGCTGTCCTCGTGCATCCATCTTCCCTGACGCTGCCGGCTGCTCCCTTCGCCGACGTCGTCCCTTCACCGGCGTCGTCCCTTCGCTGACGTCATCCCTTCGCAAACGCCGTCCCTTCGCATCAATCTTCGCCGACGCCGCTCCCTTCATCGACGCTGTCCCTTCGCCATTCACCCTTCGCGCATCGATCTCCGCCGACGTCGCCCCCGTCATCGTTGGTTCGTTGATCGCTCCCTAGTCCCTACCTCCTGTCCAAGTTTGATCTTTGCTCTAGTCTTCTGTCGACGTCGTCAGCGTACACATCCTTCGATCCTTGTATGTCATCAACACTTGCTCCCGTTGTCAGTGACTGTGAGGTGAGCCATATTTCAAGTTTTTGTCATCAACACTTGCTAGTCAAAGTCATTACTCATTAGAAACGTTGTTCTCACCTTGATGCGCATGCTCTTTCAAATGGAAACGAGAATCTAGCAAGATTTTCCTTCTTTCCATCTTGATCAAGGGTGAAACCAGGCCTCATTACTGAATGTTTCAACAAATTAAGCAGTTAATTACTTTGTTATGTTAGAGGATCACTATTGCTAATCAAATCATCAATCCATGTTGCTTTGGCATAAAAACATGATGTTGATAGTTATGTTAAACtttatttattcaaaattttaGTAGCTCAACAACTTTCACAGTTAAGAACATAAACAAACCTGGCAGAGATAGTGAACTAGTGATgtctttttttctcttttactTGTATGATAAAAGAAGACAATTGATTAAGGATATATGCTCTCTGATAGATTAAGATTGTGCTGCGTTTATAATGATTAAGGATATCATTCAATTAAGAAGACTTTTCTTTAAAAGTAtgttcataaaaaaaaactcatcTATAACATTACCTTGTTTTATTAATGTAGGAATTATGTGGATAAGTAGAACATGATTTTTTGATATTATGATATATTCTTTCAGATGGAAATTAATGATAACGAGGTTGAGGGTGCTATGCTAACTACTCCAACTGTGGGAAGTGAAGTTCATGCAGCGACTGAATCGCATTCGCAAAATGAGAGTGTTCCAATTGAGGCAAATGAAGCAACTCTAAATAACACTTTAGATGTTGAAATTTCGGGTACAAAtggtgaaaagaaaagaaaatttagatCTATTGCATGGGATCATTTCGAGAAAAAATTAATTGAAGGAAAATGGAAAGCGGTCTGCAATGATTGTAAGAAGATCTTAGGTGGTGAAACTAAGAATGGTACCAAGCATTTACTTGACCACATGAAAACATGCTTGCACAAAAAACAGAAGACCATACAACAATCTCTATTGCAGCCAACAAAATCCAATGATGGGACAACGCAGCTTGGGACATACCATTTCAACCAAGATCAAGCAAGGGCAGAGCTTGCAAATATGATTATATTGCATGAGTACCCGTTATCTATGGTTAATCATGTTGGCTTTAAAAGATACTCTTATGCACTGCAACCAATATTTAAAGTTGTTTCCCGGAACACAATCAAGATAGACATCATGAAGATATTTGAGTATGaaagaaataaaacaatgaaATTATTAGACTTAAATGCTAGTCGGATTGCGTTGACAACTGATATGTGGACGGCAAGTAATCAAAAAAGAGGATTCATGGCGATCACTTCACACTTCATCGATGTTTCATGGAAATTACAAAGTCGGCTTGTCAGGtaaatttttttctctttaacTTTATACTTGCATTTACCATTAATAGTATTACTATTATCATTACAAtgtattatatttctttttctacTAGGTTTATATATGTGCCGTGTCCACATACTGCTGAGGTCCTTGCAAATGCACTTGTTGATTGCCTCTTGGATTGGAACTTGGATCGTAAGTTATCTACTTTAACCGTTGATAATTGCACAACTAATGATGCTATGATTGAGCTTATTCTGGACAAGCTTCCTCCGAGTTCACTTATCTTAGAAGGAAAATTATTTCACATGCGGTGTTGTGCCCATATTTTGAATTTGGTTGTGAGGGATGGACTAGAATTAATCAGTGATAGCATTGAAACAATTCGTTATAGTGTTGCATTTTGGACAGCAACACCAAAAAGAGatgaaaaatttattgaaacaGCTCGACAATTGAAGGTTCCAAGCACAAAGAAACTAGAACTTGATTGTAAAACACGATGGAACTCTACATATTTAATGCTTAACACTGCATTGGAATATGAAGCTGTGTTTGCTCGCTTGAAACAACGTGAGACTTTATATAAAAGAGTTCCCACACAAGAAGATTGGTCAAAAGTGAGAGATATTTCTTCCAAATTGGAGATGTTTTTTGATGCCACAGAGTTGTTTTCGGGGACCAAGTATCCCACtataaatcttttcttcgcaacTATTTGCGATATTAAGTTGGCAATTGGTGATTGACTTCTCTCGGATGATAATTTGGTGAAAACAATGGCAACAAATATGaaagtaaaatttgaaaaatattgggaCATAATGAATTGTTTATTGGCAATTGGGAGTATTTTAGATCCGAGGTACAAGATGAAGACAGTTCAATTTTATTATCCTCTTGTTTATGGTGATATGTCTTCGTATGAGATtgaaaaactaaagaaaaagTTGTATGACATGGTTGAAGAGTATgagaagaaatccaaacaatcgcAGAAAGTGAAAAATTCACAATCTTCTTCTTTAAGGCCTCCACTTCCTAAGCGTGGTAGTTATGCTGATAAATTTGAGATGTTCATGGATTCTAATACTAGTACTGAACATAAGTCAGACTTGGATTATTATTTA
This region of Zingiber officinale cultivar Zhangliang chromosome 9A, Zo_v1.1, whole genome shotgun sequence genomic DNA includes:
- the LOC122019339 gene encoding zinc finger BED domain-containing protein RICESLEEPER 2-like, whose amino-acid sequence is MEINDNEVEGAMLTTPTVGSEVHAATESHSQNESVPIEANEATLNNTLDVEISGTNGEKKRKFRSIAWDHFEKKLIEGKWKAVCNDCKKILGGETKNGTKHLLDHMKTCLHKKQKTIQQSLLQPTKSNDGTTQLGTYHFNQDQARAELANMIILHEYPLSMVNHVGFKRYSYALQPIFKVVSRNTIKIDIMKIFEYERNKTMKLLDLNASRIALTTDMWTASNQKRGFMAITSHFIDVSWKLQSRLVRFIYVPCPHTAEVLANALVDCLLDWNLDRKLSTLTVDNCTTNDAMIELILDKLPPSSLILEGKLFHMRCCAHILNLVVRDGLELISDSIETIRYSVAFWTATPKRDEKFIETARQLKVPSTKKLELDCKTRWNSTYLMLNTALEYEAVFARLKQRETLYKRVPTQEDWSKVRDISSKLEMFFDATELFSGTKYPTINLFFATICDIKLAIGD
- the LOC122018792 gene encoding uncharacterized protein LOC122018792, which codes for METEDLPELAPGEGGMSQAETVEEEGEKDLADQNQNANEGKDDPELLPLGWVLEIKTQNGGKCNGKQKKSYYNPSTGSRFYSKKKLLQHLSASKILTPTTRETRSTTSSYNEKASSPTNPESTIKDGTFDNVLTECGSKSLPKGWITEIRASKLGNLEYKVHIDPDSGYEFRSMKDAHRFILTRDIRQCILKPQKRNSKEPHTVERDLNIPTSKRLEWQSNGTKRSLFSDKSPDSGVKINANINKSLDISGAAVDSTNNTSLPYPKQSDGENSKVEHSPSLRQWNENMPVSVRSDPKKRRQSRPNKRRRANELRDTISKVVKPIKKPIRASVKPVKKPLRASKRLAALRDNQITNSSEAGNSHRAKADAFSQLQEKTATALDQPHQSNSSFYQQKKMQFEDLEAANELERNTHIGDTSTVQQIHFGRSGNEKPYGSTFSSPWSDPCLEFAFKMLTSDIPVFEDTDRVQEYFTQFTSTNNISTEQTSFSMNPSSR